From the genome of Leptolyngbya sp. 'hensonii', one region includes:
- a CDS encoding formylglycine-generating enzyme family protein — protein sequence MKITLRREPRTARYYPEDLGQGVVLDMVLIPGGSFLMGSPEDEPERNQAEGPQHPVTVPTFFMGRTPVTQAQWKVVAALRPAKRDLDPDPSEFKGNEHPVEQVSWHDAVEFCDRLAQHTQRPYRLPSEAEWEYACRAGTTTPFHFGEILTPDLGNYDWSETYQNSPTKSEGSHGTTPVATYPPNGWGLYDLHGNVWEWCEDDWHSSYEGAPRDGRAWIAENRSEEGLRVLRGGSWLSYPWVCRSAYRNFNDAEWRSDVDGFRVCCSVSGPL from the coding sequence ATGAAAATTACCCTTCGGCGAGAGCCACGTACCGCCAGGTACTACCCGGAAGATCTGGGCCAGGGGGTTGTCCTGGACATGGTCCTGATTCCAGGCGGCTCATTTTTGATGGGATCACCGGAGGATGAGCCTGAACGGAATCAAGCTGAAGGTCCCCAGCATCCGGTCACTGTGCCCACTTTTTTCATGGGCAGAACCCCTGTCACCCAGGCCCAGTGGAAAGTAGTGGCCGCCCTGCGCCCAGCCAAGCGCGATTTAGACCCCGATCCATCCGAATTTAAGGGAAATGAGCATCCAGTTGAGCAAGTTTCCTGGCATGATGCGGTTGAGTTTTGCGATCGACTGGCTCAACACACTCAACGCCCCTACCGCCTGCCCAGCGAAGCTGAATGGGAATATGCCTGTCGGGCCGGAACCACCACGCCATTCCACTTTGGCGAGATCCTCACCCCAGACCTGGGCAATTATGATTGGAGCGAAACGTACCAGAACTCCCCGACAAAATCCGAGGGGTCTCATGGAACAACTCCTGTAGCCACCTACCCCCCCAATGGGTGGGGTCTGTATGACCTACATGGCAATGTCTGGGAGTGGTGTGAAGATGATTGGCATAGTAGTTATGAAGGTGCCCCTAGAGATGGCAGGGCTTGGATCGCTGAAAACCGCTCTGAAGAAGGTTTACGGGTGCTACGGGGCGGTTCGTGGCTCAGCTATCCCTGGGTCTGCCGTTCCGCTTACCGCAACTTCAATGATGCGGAGTGGCGCAGCGACGTCGACGGTTTTCGTGTGTGTTGTTCGGTTTCAGGGCCTCTGTAA